The following nucleotide sequence is from Euzebyales bacterium.
ATGACGTCGCGCCGGCACCGGGGCCGGATGACGTCGCGCCGACGCCGGGGCCGGATGACGTCGCGCCGGCGCCCGACTCCGACGACGTCGACGTGGATCGGGCGTTCGACGACGCGGAGCCGGGGTTCCATGGCGCCGACGGCGAGGCGGGGTCGAACGACGTCGAGGTGGACACGACCGAGGGCGACGCGGCCGACACTGTCGTCCACGGCGACGCCGCCGCCGAGGACGTCGCGGCGGTCGTCCACGGCGACCCTGCCACCGAGGACGTCGCGGCGGCCGTCGACGACGGGCCGTACACCGCGAGCGGATCGCCGACGCGTGCGGACAGCGCCCTGTCCAACGGGGAGCGTTCGGCGCCCGCATGGGCACGCACACGGTCCGCGTCGGTTGAAGACTCTTGGACGGCGGCCCGACAGACCGCCCAGATGGCATACCCTGCAGCCTGGGACGAGCCCGAACCGGCTCCGGCGACGGAGACCGCGGAGGACCTCGACGACGTCCCACTGCTCTCCGAGGTGTTGAGCCAGCGTCACCAGCCGGAATCGGCGGCGCGACGCCTGCCGGTGGCACTGCTGGGCCTGATCATCGTCGCCGGGATCGCGACGGCGATCGCGCTGTGGTTCATCGCCTCGTGACGCCGGGCAGCACCGCGTCAGGAGGTCGACGGGCGACCGTATGCGGAACGACGGAGGGGTCTTGGCACGAACAGAGGGGCCGCAGCCTCATTGGCGCGCGGGGTCGCGTGTGACACCGGCGGGGGACGCCTGGTGAGCGCAACGCCCGAGTCGCCCGAGTCGCCCGAGTCGCGAGAGTCGTCGGCCTTCGGCGGCTATCTCCTGCACGACGTCGTCGCGTCAGACGTCGTCACCACGACCTATCGGGCGACGCCCGAGGGCACGGGACGGCCTGCTGACGTGGCGCTGCGGCTCGTCGACGACCGGTTGGCCGGGCAGTCCCGCGCTGTCAAGGGGTTCCTGCACGTCAACCAGCGCGTCGCGGAGATCGACCACCCCCATGTGCTGCGGGTGGTCGACCTGGGCAGGCACGGTGGTGCGCCGTTCACGGCGACCGCATGGCGCGACGGCCTGACGCTGGCGGACCTGCTGCTCGAGGCGGCGCCGCTGGACGTCCCGGACGTGCTGCGCATCGGGGGGCAGCTGGCGGAGGCGCTGGACACCATCCACGGCAGCGGCATCGTCCACGGGACCGTCGGGCTGCCGACCGTGTGGATCCGTCGCCGTCCTGGCAGTCGCGTCCCACCGGCGGCGGCCCTCACCGCGTTCGGCACCAGCCACCTGCTGGTGCCGATCCTGCCCGACCTCGATGACGAGCCGGCCACCGTCGAGCTGCTGTTCGTCGCTCCGGAGCAGCTGCGCGGCGAGCCCGCCGGGCCGGCGTCGGACCAGTACGCGCTCGGCTGCCTGCTGTTCACTGCGCTGACAGGGACAACCCCGTACCGCGGTGAGACGAACAACAACCTGTTCGGTGCGCACCTGTTCGGCAAGATCCCGCACGCGACAGCCGCGCGTGAGGACCTCGATCCCGCGTGGGACGACGTGTTCGCACGGGCCCTGGCCAAGGAACCCGACGAGCGGTACGACAACTGCCGTACGCTGCTGCTCGCCGCAGGGCGCTGCGCGAGCCGGCGCCCGGCGCGGCCGAGCCGACCGGCCCCGCCGGGCGTGACCACGTCGCCCGAGGTCGACGACGAGCCCGCCGGGAGCAGGTCGAGGTGGCCCCTGCGGATCGTCCTGATCGCCCTGCTGCTGCTCGTGCTGCTGGTCGTGGTGACCCGGTCCGGCGTGCTGGACGGCGCCGTCGCGTCAGCGGCCGCCGGAGAGGTGGTCCCCAACGTCGCCGCCTCCGGCGGCTGACGCCGCACCCCGTCGCGCCGCAATGACGCGGGCGGCGTCGAGGTCGCCGGCGTAGGTCACCTTGATGTTGTCCGGCTCGCCCGGCACGGCGGCGATCGCGACCGGCGCGTAGCGCTGGACCGTCGCGACGGTGTCGACGCCGGAGAAGCCGTCACGGGCGGCACGACCGTACGCGTCGAACAGCGGTCGGGCGCGGAAACCCTGGGGTGTCTGCACCCGGTACAGGTCATCGGGCTGGGCGACCAGGCCCCCGTCGTCGGTGCTGCGGAGGATCCCCGGGCCGAGCGCCAGTGCGGGGACCGCACCGCCGACGGCTCGTGCCGTCGCCGTGACGCGCTCCACCAGCGCGGGCGTCGCGAACGGCCGCGCGGTGTCGTGGATGAGCACGACGTCGAACGACGGCGCGTGGAGTCGGGCGAGCGCCGACACCCCCGCCTGCTCGCTGGCCTGGCGGGTGTCGCCACCGGTCGTCAGGTGCACCCCGCGGTCCACACCGTGGTCGGCCAGGACGTCGCGGACGCGGCGCCGTTCCCCGGCCCGGATGACGAGCACCACGTGGTCGACCACCGGGCTGCGCACGAACGTGCCGATCGACCACACGAGCAGGGGCCGGCCGAGGAGGTCGGCGAACACCTTGTTGTCCGCCCGTCCCATGCGTGAGCCGCTGCCACCTGCCAGCAGGATGGCCGCCGTCGTCACGGAGACGCTCCTCGTCACTGTGGCCGCCGACGGCGACCGCGACGTGACTGTACCCGGCCACGGGTAGCCTGTGGCCGATGGACGCTGCCGTGACCACTGTCTGGGGCGTCGTCCGCGTCCCTTCGCCGGGCGCGATGCCCGAGGATGCGCCGGACGACCTGGCCGGGCTGCTGGTCGTCGTGGCCGGCACGCCGCCGGCGGGCGACAGCCGGGTGATCACGGTCCCGATCGACGCGTCGGCGACGGCGGCGGAGGCGTTCGCGACGGCCATCCGACGGGCACCGACTTCGGCGGACGCCGTGGTCTGGCTCGACACGACGCTCCCGCCGCCGGGGACCGTCGCGCGTCTCGCAGCGCGCCTCGGGGATCGTGATGCGGTGGTCGTCGCCACACCGGTCAATGATGCCGTGAAGCAGGTGCGCGACGGGCTCATCGTCGGCGGCGTAGCACGCAACGGCCTGTGCCGGCCCGTAGGCCCCGTCCTGGTCCGCGCCCGCATGGGGCGGGAGCGGCTCGCGCCGGCACTCGACGGTGGCAACGATCTGTTCGCTGCGCTCGGCGTCGCCGGGTGCGCGGTCACCGTCGTCCCGCCCGGCGTGCTCGGATCGGTGTGACGCGCGGGCCGGGTGTGCGCTGTGAGGCCGACCACGGGCCGGTGCCACGCACCTATCATTGGTGTCCCCGGGGTGTGGGGACGCTACCGTGCGTGCGCGTCATCGACTGCGCTGATGAGGTCATCCGGGCCGCGAGGGCCGGAGGGCGGCAGTGTCGAACCGGCGACCGGTGACGCGACGGCGGTCACCCGCCGTGCATGCGGACGGTCGCCTCGGCCGGTCGCCGCGGGCCCGACGCGTAGGATCGCCGCGCGGGCAGGACGACGGAAGGAAGCCACGTGGCGGGAACCTTCGACGAACGGCTCCGCGGCGTGCTGCTGAAGCTCGCGCCGGGCACCGCGCTGCGCGAGGGGCTCGACCGCGTCATCAAGGCCGGCAAGGGCGTGATCATCGTGATGGGTGCGTCCGAGGACGTCAGGCCGTTGATCTCCGGCGGCTTCAAGATGGAGACGAAGTTCACGGCACAGCGGCTGTCAGAGCTCGCGAAGATGGACGGCGCGATCGTCGTGGACGACGACGTCGACTACATCCTGCACGCCAACGTCCACCTCGTCCCCGACCCGTCGATCGCCACCGCGGAGACCGGCACCCGCCACCGGACGGCCGAGCGCACGGCCAAGCAGACCGGCGTGCCGGTCGTCAGCGTGTCCGAGTCCATGCACATCGTCAGCCTGTACCTCGACGACTACAAGCACGTGTTCGAGGAGCCCAGCTCGCT
It contains:
- a CDS encoding IspD/TarI family cytidylyltransferase, producing the protein MTTAAILLAGGSGSRMGRADNKVFADLLGRPLLVWSIGTFVRSPVVDHVVLVIRAGERRRVRDVLADHGVDRGVHLTTGGDTRQASEQAGVSALARLHAPSFDVVLIHDTARPFATPALVERVTATARAVGGAVPALALGPGILRSTDDGGLVAQPDDLYRVQTPQGFRARPLFDAYGRAARDGFSGVDTVATVQRYAPVAIAAVPGEPDNIKVTYAGDLDAARVIAARRGAASAAGGGDVGDHLSGGR
- a CDS encoding serine/threonine-protein kinase, whose product is MSATPESPESPESRESSAFGGYLLHDVVASDVVTTTYRATPEGTGRPADVALRLVDDRLAGQSRAVKGFLHVNQRVAEIDHPHVLRVVDLGRHGGAPFTATAWRDGLTLADLLLEAAPLDVPDVLRIGGQLAEALDTIHGSGIVHGTVGLPTVWIRRRPGSRVPPAAALTAFGTSHLLVPILPDLDDEPATVELLFVAPEQLRGEPAGPASDQYALGCLLFTALTGTTPYRGETNNNLFGAHLFGKIPHATAAREDLDPAWDDVFARALAKEPDERYDNCRTLLLAAGRCASRRPARPSRPAPPGVTTSPEVDDEPAGSRSRWPLRIVLIALLLLVLLVVVTRSGVLDGAVASAAAGEVVPNVAASGG